ACTGCTGTCGTTTGGCATCACAGAGGCTAAACCGACGCGTAAGATGTAGTCGCCTTCTGCATGCGCAAGAACGTTTGCGGAAAAAAGCGCTGCAACCACTGCAAGACTAGAAAGTGTTTTTCTCATTGTTTATTCCTTTTATGTAGGGCTAAATTATCTTTCTAATTTGTAATAATTTTTTGTTGCGCGCATAGTAGCACATAATAACCCTACCATTTTGATGGAAATCAATTTGTAAAAATTAGTGACGCTTTGATTACAAAAATGCTTCACCGAACAACATTTATTGCAAATAAACCACAATCATGTAATGCAAATTGCGTGTGTCACACTTAGATTGCATTCAGTCAAGAAACGAGCAAATGAGGCAAGCTCAGTTTAGTGCGAAGTTGCCAAAGGTAAGGGTTTAAGCGGATTGTCCTTAAAGGAAAGCAGGAAGGCGTCACTGCGCCTTCATTTTCTCGATCACTTTTTTACCGATGTATTCGCCAATCGGAATGGCCGAGGTGGCGGCGGGGGACGGAGCATTACACACATGCAGGCTACGTGGGCTCTCCGCAAATAGAAAATCATGCACTAAGCTGCCATCCGAGAGCACCGCTTGGGCGCGAATACCGGCGGGATAAGGTTGCAGATCCGCCAAGGTGATGTGAGGGCAATATTTGTTGACCAATTGCAGATAGCCCGGCTTCCACCACGAGTTGATAAACTCTTTCACTCCGGTGCGCAAATGTTTGGTGGTTACTTTCCAAAAACCGGGAAACGCCAACATCTGCGCGCTATCGCGCCAACTGAAATTGAACTTTTGATATCCTTCCCGCTTCCAGCCTTGTACGGCGTTTGGGCCAACCGTCACACTGCCATCAATCATTCGAGTCAGGTGGACACCAAGAAACGGCAAGTCTGGATCGGGGATTGGGTAGATCAAATGCTTCACCACCTGATTGTGGTGAGCTGGCAAGCGGTAATACTCGCCGCGATAAGGAATGATCTGAAAATCAGTGGCAATGCCCATCATTTGAGTGAGCCGATCCGCCATGAGCCCGCCACACGAGATCAGAAATCGCCCGTTGATCTGCACGCTTTGTCCGTCAGAAACGCACGTGATCTGCACTTCTTCTGCGTGCTCTTCAATTGCCACCACTTCGCTTTGCAAACGTACTTCACCACCGCATTCGATAAACTCCTGCGCCATTTTTTCCGTCACCTGCTTGTAGTCGACAATACTGGTCGACGGCACATAAATCGCGCCAAGGCCAACGATATTGGGTTCCGCCAGTTTCAGTTGCGCAGCATCAAGCCGTTCAACCTCAATGCCGTTGGTATGACAGCGCTGATAAAGCGCCTCCATCCGTTCCATTTCTGCCCCGCTTGTCGCCACCAACAGCTTGCCGCAATTCTCCACCGGGATCTGATGCTTAGCGCAAAACGCCTTGGTCGCTTCTACGCCGCGTTTGCAAAAATCCGCCTTCAAGCTGCCCGGCGCATAGTAAACGCCCGCGTGGATCACCCCGCTATTGTGACCAGTCTGATGTTTGGCAAACTGCGCTTCTTTTTCTAACAGCAGCACCGATTTATCGGCAAACTGGCGCTGTAATTGCCACGCGGTGGAGACACCCACAATGCCTCCGCCAACG
This Vibrio navarrensis DNA region includes the following protein-coding sequences:
- the lhgO gene encoding L-2-hydroxyglutarate oxidase, which encodes MYDYIIVGGGIVGVSTAWQLQRQFADKSVLLLEKEAQFAKHQTGHNSGVIHAGVYYAPGSLKADFCKRGVEATKAFCAKHQIPVENCGKLLVATSGAEMERMEALYQRCHTNGIEVERLDAAQLKLAEPNIVGLGAIYVPSTSIVDYKQVTEKMAQEFIECGGEVRLQSEVVAIEEHAEEVQITCVSDGQSVQINGRFLISCGGLMADRLTQMMGIATDFQIIPYRGEYYRLPAHHNQVVKHLIYPIPDPDLPFLGVHLTRMIDGSVTVGPNAVQGWKREGYQKFNFSWRDSAQMLAFPGFWKVTTKHLRTGVKEFINSWWKPGYLQLVNKYCPHITLADLQPYPAGIRAQAVLSDGSLVHDFLFAESPRSLHVCNAPSPAATSAIPIGEYIGKKVIEKMKAQ